From the genome of Salvia splendens isolate huo1 chromosome 7, SspV2, whole genome shotgun sequence:
CTTCTCGTCTTGTTTTTAGGGCTGTATCGATCTGATGATCGATGTGTACAAGAAAGAATTCCAAAATTTTGGTGGCTATTTAGTGAATATGGAAAAGGTAACTGATTTTTTCAACTTAGGGTGTTTTATTTGGTGTTTTTGTTCATACTGGGACTTGAAACAGATAGCTGATACAAACGGGGGGCTACATAAAGCTGAGTCGTGTAGAAAGATTCATCCTCGCTGTTGGTGCATACGAGGAGAAAATCTTCAGTAAACGAGCTGATATCAGAGAAAAAAAACTGAGACGAATGCTTGCTGAGCACAGAGATGCTGTGAGTTTTAGATCGTGTTCTTGTTTTATAGTGCTTTTATGGTATCGGGACTTAAACGTCGTATCTCATTTTGGTTCAGCAAGAAGAGGAACAGAACTGCCTGGATGAAGGAACCTCATCCGAAATATTGGTCATGCATGACATTTCACGTATTgatgtactatttttttatttcttcttagTTAACCTTCTATGTAGTTTTGTGCATCAATACATCCTCAGTTTTCGTTGTTTATGCAGAAACTGAAGATTTCTGCTCCGGCAGAAGATGCTGATACGGTACCCAAAATCTGGTGTTCTTCGTTCAATTCATGGTTCTGTGCATAATTACACTTCATTTCTTATATCaggttatggaaaatacgaagCAGTTGAAGCAAAAGGTCAAAGACGTAATAAAAAGAGAATCTGATATGTTTAAAGATGGCTTATGTGCTGATAAGGTATGCTATTTGCGAATATATTCCCTAATTTTATCTCTTTAACGCAATCATCTTTGAACGGCTCTCGTAGCTGAAACTGGGAAACCCGGGTTGGAGGCAGCGATACTACAACGAAAAATTCTACACCGACACCCAAATAGAAATGGAATCAACAAGGAAATCTGTGGTATTTTTGTGTGATATACGATTTAATCAAGAAATATGCAGTGGTTCATCTTGATACCGATTCCACTTTTACTTTTATGTTCCGTTTTTAGGTTGCAGAGTACGGAAAAGGTCTTTGTTGGGTGCTGTtgtattatttttctaaagtCCCATCTTTTACATGGTTGGTGTATATCTTCTTTCATATGGCTGATTCCTTGTTTAAAATCGTGTCTGAGCTGCGGTTGCGTTTTAGGTTCTTTCCGTACCATTATGGCCCGTTTGCGTCAGACTTCAGAGGGCTCTCTCGGGTGAAGGTGAAGTTTCAGAAAGGCTTCCCCTTTAAGCCGTTTGATCAGCTAATGGGAGTACTTCCTCCGAGCAGGTAGTGTCACTCAACATTGTCTTTTTTACAATACGTTGGTATTAGGCTAACGAGAACTATGCCGCAGTTCTCATGCACTGCCTGAGGCATACAGGGGTCTTATGGTTGACGGAGAATCCAAGATCATCGACTTATATCCTATAGAATTCAAGATGGATGTCGATGGGATGCGTTTTTTGTGGCAGGTATTTAACAAATTTTTGCAGATTCAAAGTCGTTATACTTGCTAATGTGGAGTGTTTTGATCTTGAGTAGGGCATATGTATTCTTCCGTTTATAGACGAAGAGCGTCTTCTTGGGGAGACGAAGAAAGTTGAAAATGAACTGAAGGTAAAATGTTGCCGAAGTCTGATTGTTTCTGGTTCTAAAATGTTCAGTATGATTTGACAATTGTGATAAAATGTAGGATGAAGAGAAGATCCGGAATGAGGAGACCCATCATCGTCTGTTTCTGAGACATTCGAGTGAGTTGAGGCTGGAATTGTCGTCGTGCAGAGTGAGAATGAGTTCGGAGAAGATCAAGGGATCAGTCGCGATCCACAGCCATATGTAAGATCCTTGACTTGAACATGTTGCTGTATCTTTGTGTTGATTCTGATGATGGAATCAATTTCAGCAAAGGAATCGAAGGTACGTTACATGTAACGAGTGATCAGATTGAAAGGGATGACGACGAGAAATCTGATATGTAAGCCTGGAAACTACACTCCTTGCAATGAGATATATAGTTTAGTTTTCTTTCCTTTATTTTCACTAATTTTCTCTGCTTTGATTCAGATGCATTTTCTATGAGATCCCTCGGTGTTTCAAATTCGTTCCTCGACTTCTTGAAGGCGTCAACTTACCTGAAAAGGTAAGCAATCTAATTCTATTCTGAGAGATGCTTTTTTGATGGAGTGATCAAGAATCTCCATCAACTGTTTCTTTGCAGACTGTCTGCAGAGAAGACTTAGCAGAAATCGTTCTTTGGCATGAGCACCGCGGGCATGGAGTGTGGCGCAATCAAATGTGCGTGTAGTTCGCTTGGTATCTATCTGTCATTCATTCTTGCATTGCTAAACTGACCTAAAATCTTCAAACAGGCCACACTATAAAAAATCAGACGTTGCATCACAATCTGCGGGCCGTGGCTTCTGTATTGGTCGAGGAAGAACTTTCGTGCCTCAAGAGAATTCGTGTCATGACCATGGTAACATTGGCCGTCAGCAACCGGCTGGATCTTTTAGGAGGGATGATCATGATCGTTCCACGTCGAGCTATAGACAAAGTGACAGCAATTTCTGGCAGTGTCGTGGTGATCCTGCTAACGCTGATTGGAGGGTGCGAAATCCCTCTGGTAATATTGGGGCAAGAAACCTTGGCGGACAACGACAGTATGCGAATCAGCCGTTTGTGGCTAATGCTGGCCGTGGCCAAGGCGGCCAGAGACAGTCATCACACATGACTCGGCCCTTTGTGCCAAGTGGTGGTTTGGGCCATGGCGGCCAAGTACAGCGAACAAGTCAGCCGTTTCTTCGTAATGGAGGACGTGGTCAGGAACGATGTCGAGGCTGGTGGCCTCGGAACATAGATCAGTAGACAGTTTTTGTATGTCTGATCTCTGGTTATAATATTATCATAGTTTTTTGGGATCAAGAAACTAAGGATCCATTTTTGTTGTGTACAATCACAATGTATATATGTTGAATTATGCTATCATTGGTATAAAACAATTAATGTGATAGTATAAATTTGTTACCCAAACTATTGTTACATATAGTATAATTTATGAAACCACAATATCTGATTAATCTTTCCTAGTATCTCATGAGCAAGACTGCTGTCTGAACCCAAACCTCTCATTCCTCAGGTCATACTCAACATGAAAGTTCTGCATCAAGAAGTTTCCTAGGATCACAGAGGGCCCGCCCACGAGATCCGGCCCGAGCAATGTGTCGTCGGTGACCACGGTCAGGCACATGACAGACCTCTCCCCATCATCCACCACAAAGAAGTAATTCTCCAGTGGCAACACCATCTCTGCCCCACCCTTGAAATGCAGCTCCATTTCAGGCATCTTCAAATCCTTTTGCCCCGTGATGTTGTAGCACGGCCTCAGCCCCGTCGCGCCCTCCACCTCGGCCGCCCTCTTGTACCCCTTCACCTGCTCGGAGAACGCGCCGTACACGACCTCAAATATGGCCTTGTTCATGTACACAAACGTCGACCCTGAATCGACTATAGTCCCACCGTTGCCACCCGAATCCGGGACGAGGTCCCGGTACGAAACCTCGACCTTCCTCCCTCCAACTACGATCCTCCTCAACCCGACATAGTAGTAATCCGCGACCGCGCTACCCTCGTCGTCCCGCGCCGGATTCTTCAGCAGCGGCGTGTAGCTGAGCTCGGCCGTCTTCGCGCCCGAATCCGAATCCGAATCCATCACAAGGAAGCTGCTCTTAGGACTGTTATCGAACTTGTGAGAGACGTGGCAGCACGAGAACTTCTTGAGGCCGAGCTGGCTCGGGAGGGATGAAACGCCCCTCCCGAACCCGACCACGCCCGCGGGCTGGCTGGACGAAAACAGAGAGCAGCCCACGAGAAAATCCTCGATTTTCCCGTGGGGCATGGTGAGGGTCTCTACCATGGCTACGCCACCGGTGGAGCCTAAACCGTAGAGAAGGATGTACGGCGGGCATATCTGTGTGCAGTTCGCCTTCGACGACAGCTGGCAGTCCTGGCAGCTGGAGTTCGGGTCAAACGGCTTGTGAAGCCAGCCACATTTGGGATTCATACATCCTAGAAACCTAGCTGAGGATGACTGCTTCGGGAGGAAGGAAGAGATGGGTGATGATGAGCAGTTTCTGCAGACATATCTCTTGGTGCAGGGGAACCAGGAGAAGCTGCTGCCGGTGTCGATGATCATCGGTATCGACTGAGGAGGGGTGCCGAAGCTGAGGGAGACGGTGTAAGCTCCGTTGAAGGGGAAGAGAGGGGTGGTGGAGGGGGGTGAGTTCTTGCCATTCTTGAGGTGGCCGGCTCGGGCCACCGCGGCCGAAGCTAGCTGAGTCAGCCTCTGCAGCGGCTGATCAGTGTGTGGGAGAGTGGTGAAGAGGGAAATGGGAATGGGGGATGCAGAggctgagagaaagagagagaagaagatgaaCACAATGCAAGAAGACATTGTGTTGAAGGTGGAATCTGTGGGACTGTTTTGGATGTTCTTATTTAACCATGTTTGTGTTGACTCCAACAACTGTCAGTGAGCATGTGAATGGAGCCATCAATGGAGTGGCAAAAAAGGGGGAAGGTGTGATGACAGAATGCAAAAGTGGGGCCTAGGCTTCAAGTTAATGTGATTTAGCAATTTAGCATTCAATAATTGGAGGTTGTACAGTAGCCGTTAGGACTCAACTTCCATCCACTGCATCTAATGCTGTTTACTGCTCACTTCCAAAATGGCAGCAATTAATTTTCAAGAATCTGCAAAAGATtagaaaaaaagtgaaaaaggtGCAATCTTTGCTTCAAGAATCTACTTTTACACTTCATCTAAAATAGATCTTTTGTTATCATGAAGCTGCTAAAGGGTTAATATCACCTTTTCCCACCTCATTTACTTTTGTATTACATATGGGAGGAATGGTAGTTTTGCCACTCTATATTGCTTATGATTTTGTTGTGGGATTGCCTTTTGCACGTTAAAGAAAGTTATATAAATACAAAATCAATGTCTAGGCTATTGGAATATGTGCTTTAGTAAAGTTTAAAGGTTGTTTATTCAAAAACCAACTTACTCTTCAAAACGAATAACAAGAGGTGTGTGTTGTGGACGACATGAGGTTTAATTATACATTTCCTCCTATACCCTTTTATGGGTGATGGGTAAATCAACACCAAACTTGGGCATAGTCAAACGTTTATCGTCACTAGTACTAATAAATCCATACCTCCTTACAAAAGCACACAGCAAGACTGTAAGATAGCAGTACCTATAGTGGGAGAAATGAGGTTATATAACAAGCAATAATTCATGATATTCATCACGACAACGATATGTCTGCCCTACCAAACTTCCACATTGAGCAGCGTGGAACTAAAGTGGGTAACAAACCACATGGGCACACATCAATGGAACATGTGAAGAATTTTTTGTTTACATATGAGATTGGCAGACAGAAATGCCAACCAGACTCCAACCATGTGCGTGCGTACCTGAGTGTTCGTTCCACTCGCTACCATTACACCAAAGCAGCAGTTTCTACATCCATCTGCTGACTTCAACAATGACGCTTGGGACACAGAGAAATAAATGCTGATGCATATGTTATCACAAAGTCGTTTGTGTTTTCGCTTTCTTTCTAGCCAAAAATCGCTCCTTTGCTGCAGCCAGTGCATCCTCGCTTCTCTTGTGATGGTCTTTTGCCACAGGTGCTGCTTCCTCGCTTCCTTTATTATTGTCGGGTCCCGGTAGGTCTCCTGCAGCAGATGCCACATCCTCACTTCTTTTCTGACTGTCGGGTCTTGGTAGGTTACGAGCTGGTTGTTCATCTGCAACCTGATCTCGAATGGAAGAATGAGGCTTGTCCTTGGGAGAATGATGCGCGGCAATCTCATCCTGATGAGTCTTCGCCATCCTTGAAGAATCCAAACTAGTACCAGCTGTCGCAGGAGAGACCTGACGTGTTGGCTGAACCGCCTTTTCATCGGGATGCTTCTTAGATTTCCCCTTGTCGGCATCTTCAGAACCAAATGCTACGTTTTTGGATAGGTTGAAATAAAAATCACTGAGGTCAGCCTTCGTGGTAACCTATAAAAACAtagaaacaaaaattacaaTGTATAATATGCTACAAACAGTAAACTCCAATTTTGAAGTTTTAGCTGTGCGCAATTATGAGATTCATAATATCGTGAGCCAAAAACAAAGCCGAGCACTGGCAAGAAGCATACTTATCCATATAGTCGCCTACAAGCAAACAGGATTACACGAATTATAAAAAACACTATCATCAGAAGAGAAGAAGTGAGTTCAACTTACATCTTCCTTCTGCTCACGCAACTCACGAAGCCGCTCTTCCTCTATCCACTTGGCTTGCTCTGCTAGCTTCTTCTTGTAAGCACTAGTAACAAACTTATCTTTATCTGCATAGAGATGTTCATCTTGGCTTCTCTCTTTGGCAAGTTTTCTCTCATATATTATCTCATGTTCTCTCTCTCGTTGTTTTGCCTTGTCTATCAGTCCTTGAATATATCTTGGCTGCAAATGAATATACAGAATTAGTTGATCATTTGCAAGCCAAAATCTATCACCTGCATAATCAAAAGACTTTGCATAGCATATAGGAATAGATCAATGTAGAGGTAAATCCATTTGTAGTCAAAGATTAACTTacgatttctttttttttttacttttttgtacTATGGCCAATAATAAAACTACTAGACACTAAAATTTTATTTGTGCAAGGATCAGAAATCACCAAAACGCGTTCCCAGAGACAGTTCAATATGAATCTACCATGCATTTCTTAACAAGTAAAACAATACTCCGACAATACCTTTCTATCTTGTCGATCTTCCACTTTGGGACGAACTTGCTTTTCCTTCATTTGATCATATACGCCATCATAGTCAAACGCCAAAGGGTCTTCTTCAAGAACCTTCTTATGCTGCTCTTCAACCTTTTGAGAATTCAAAATGGAAACAAAAAAAGTACAGTCATATAAGTCTGCCCATCGCAAAAatacaattcaacaaaaatgGAATCTTTATATCAGTAAGTAACCAAACTAAATTTTACAGTAGAAGAAGACTGACATCTTTGTGAGTTTTTTTCTTGTAGGCTTGACGCAAAATGTCCCTCTCAACATTATCATCGTCATCGTCGTCATCAAAGCCGAGCACCTTTGGAGGCGGGGGCCTCGCTGGCGGTTTCTGCTGTGGCTTAACTCTAAGTTGCAAGCCGTACTTTGACATCTTCTATTTCCGATCACAAGCTGCTCTCTACACTGCCAAACCTCAAAACCTAAAACAATCGAAAATATGAGTATTCAATTGAAAAACCAACTATCATAGTAGCACTTATACGGAGCTTCATACAAATcaagcaaaacactttcacatTTTTATAGGAAAGCCCTAGGAAGGCACACGGTCAATCGTTCCCAACCAGAGCAGGTAAGAAAAGAAGCAATTGCCATACTTAGTTGCCTCTGATTTCTCTTGATTTGACAAGATAAAAGGACAATCATTCTTTATGCTTGAGGATAAATCAGATAATGAAACTAATGATTAAGCCTAAATCATGAACCCAAAGTTAATCCCAGAAACCCTACCTCAGAATTTGCAATTCAAATTGAAGAactaaacaaacaaaaaaggcaAGCTTGATAGACTATAAGCCATCCGATTAATCTTGAGATAGAACAGCCAACAAAATCACAAAAAGCATGTCTAACATCTGAATCCcctaaatcaaaattaaaatgcaaaaataaaGAGAGATAGAATACAGATTACGCCATGTTGAAAACTAAATACATAGAAATCTCACCGTTCAATCCTTCGTAGGTTACTCGCAATTCCGACGATGAGAATTGAGATACCGGTGAGGGCGGAGGAGGGGTGGAGTGGAGTGGATGGTGGTCAGCGCTACCGCTCGCGGTGGTAGATTTTAAGTTATAACTATTTATAGGAAAAGGGGAAAGAAGTATTTTTCGAGATAAATGAAATAATAGTAGTAagtgtattttttataaatcataaaaatagtttatattccctccatcccattcAAGAGATGTAAAGAATAGTTGTTTAGaaaagttaatagaatatgaaatcatttttttatattgattttataataaaatgtgagtgaagtgagttagt
Proteins encoded in this window:
- the LOC121741388 gene encoding probable aspartyl protease At4g16563 — its product is MSSCIVFIFFSLFLSASASPIPISLFTTLPHTDQPLQRLTQLASAAVARAGHLKNGKNSPPSTTPLFPFNGAYTVSLSFGTPPQSIPMIIDTGSSFSWFPCTKRYVCRNCSSSPISSFLPKQSSSARFLGCMNPKCGWLHKPFDPNSSCQDCQLSSKANCTQICPPYILLYGLGSTGGVAMVETLTMPHGKIEDFLVGCSLFSSSQPAGVVGFGRGVSSLPSQLGLKKFSCCHVSHKFDNSPKSSFLVMDSDSDSGAKTAELSYTPLLKNPARDDEGSAVADYYYVGLRRIVVGGRKVEVSYRDLVPDSGGNGGTIVDSGSTFVYMNKAIFEVVYGAFSEQVKGYKRAAEVEGATGLRPCYNITGQKDLKMPEMELHFKGGAEMVLPLENYFFVVDDGERSVMCLTVVTDDTLLGPDLVGGPSVILGNFLMQNFHVEYDLRNERFGFRQQSCS
- the LOC121741650 gene encoding 5'-3' exoribonuclease 3-like, which encodes MGVPSFYRWLVNKYPKIVSDAAANPPEFDNLYLDMNGLIHPCFHPDDDPFPPTTVDDVFRRIHDYVDSLFDIVKPRQLLFMAIDGVAPRAKMNQQRSRRFRSAKDYQHAEEVEDKLRKQFEGEGRVVLPKQESEILDSNVITPGTEFMHLLSENLRSYVKRRLREDPAWGNIKVILSDDKALGEGEHKIMSFIRAQRASSEYDPNTRHCLYGLDADLIMLALATHEAHFSILREEVLPLNGELRNGNFGRALVDSVKEQPLSRESASSQESRWQASKRKPYQFLNVSVLREYLSLDMEIPGFDKFEFDQERAIDDFIFICFFAGNDFLPHIPSLSLHEGCIDLMIDVYKKEFQNFGGYLVNMEKIADTNGGLHKAESKRADIREKKLRRMLAEHRDAQEEEQNCLDEGTSSEILVMHDISRIDKLKISAPAEDADTVMENTKQLKQKVKDVIKRESDMFKDGLCADKLKLGNPGWRQRYYNEKFYTDTQIEMESTRKSVVAEYGKGLCWVLLYYFSKVPSFTWFFPYHYGPFASDFRGLSRVKVKFQKGFPFKPFDQLMGVLPPSSSHALPEAYRGLMVDGESKIIDLYPIEFKMDVDGMRFLWQGICILPFIDEERLLGETKKVENELKDEEKIRNEETHHRLFLRHSSELRLELSSCRVRMSSEKIKGSVAIHSHIKGIEGTLHVTSDQIERDDDEKSDICIFYEIPRCFKFVPRLLEGVNLPEKTVCREDLAEIVLWHEHRGHGVWRNQMPHYKKSDVASQSAGRGFCIGRGRTFVPQENSCHDHGNIGRQQPAGSFRRDDHDRSTSSYRQSDSNFWQCRGDPANADWRVRNPSGNIGARNLGGQRQYANQPFVANAGRGQGGQRQSSHMTRPFVPSGGLGHGGQVQRTSQPFLRNGGRGQERCRGWWPRNIDQ
- the LOC121741389 gene encoding nuclear speckle splicing regulatory protein 1-like — encoded protein: MSKYGLQLRVKPQQKPPARPPPPKVLGFDDDDDDDNVERDILRQAYKKKTHKDVEEQHKKVLEEDPLAFDYDGVYDQMKEKQVRPKVEDRQDRKPRYIQGLIDKAKQREREHEIIYERKLAKERSQDEHLYADKDKFVTSAYKKKLAEQAKWIEEERLRELREQKEDVTTKADLSDFYFNLSKNVAFGSEDADKGKSKKHPDEKAVQPTRQVSPATAGTSLDSSRMAKTHQDEIAAHHSPKDKPHSSIRDQVADEQPARNLPRPDSQKRSEDVASAAGDLPGPDNNKGSEEAAPVAKDHHKRSEDALAAAKERFLARKKAKTQTTL